From Fluviispira vulneris, a single genomic window includes:
- the recD2 gene encoding SF1B family DNA helicase RecD2 has translation MSLEVVAMLSKVIFESERGDFLVAEFIDALSAKAFRVSGKIQVSQKADAKQRYRIIGQWENSPKYGQTFVAIYSEPTRPAELSGIAPYLANNVKGVGEVTAKKLVDKLLVKNIDDLVTICRDEKEKIFAFFGEKKRKVAENVITMMVTDEVFRNVMIFLHEHNIPPRFAKKIYEKYGAASLTNLMENPYRLIADFRQVGFLRADAIAQKLGLPTTSPFRIEAAFIYALEIAQDEGHCCLPRDQLVDKARDLLGGKFDPTFSREYVLEQLRLIYKKNREEKKETFLIRETAKFKSLQEKTAQEILFYLPEVLRMEDEVSGFIQSLLRTPSFFEHKENDIVRNEKSLQELFPNLPWERLSQEQHSAVQMSLSSRFMVLTGGPGCGKTFVLKAIYGLQRALNRRVALCAPTGLAAKRMTASIGEQASTLHKLLGLGRKNKDETQNVIEELEGNTGALDNVDVVIIDESSMLSLDLLHSLLSVLGPNRRLILVGDVDQLPSVGAGNCLRDIISSEQAPIARLTKIFRQSSESPIPLAAREIISGKKPEYSYVSRIPIFPRAESFAFIPCSQQTFFEILLPFLAETVKNIYDLDPIKNCQILVPMRRTDVGQENINKIMQNQLNPPSESKKECSLPYGGILREGDKVIQTKNNYELDVFNGDLGYCKTILKTKEKLEATIEFSDRLVIYADEEIDDLQLCYSMTVHKSQGSEFPLCIIPMFGVYFTMLDRNLLYTAITRASKFVIIIGEDWAVKKAIGSQNAIKRHTFLDRLLLGTDNQTEI, from the coding sequence GTGTCCCTAGAAGTTGTTGCTATGCTTTCTAAAGTTATTTTTGAATCAGAAAGAGGCGACTTTCTTGTAGCTGAGTTTATCGATGCTCTCTCTGCCAAAGCTTTTCGTGTCTCAGGTAAAATTCAAGTTTCACAAAAGGCAGATGCAAAGCAACGCTATAGAATCATTGGACAATGGGAGAATTCACCTAAATACGGGCAGACATTTGTGGCAATATATTCCGAACCCACTCGGCCTGCTGAGCTCTCTGGAATAGCGCCCTATTTAGCCAATAACGTAAAAGGTGTTGGCGAGGTAACAGCCAAAAAACTCGTCGATAAATTACTGGTAAAAAATATCGATGATCTCGTCACAATCTGCCGTGATGAGAAAGAAAAGATTTTCGCATTTTTTGGGGAAAAAAAACGAAAAGTTGCTGAGAATGTCATTACCATGATGGTGACAGACGAAGTCTTCAGAAATGTCATGATTTTTCTCCATGAACACAATATCCCACCACGCTTTGCCAAAAAAATATACGAAAAATATGGCGCAGCCTCTTTAACCAATCTTATGGAAAATCCATATCGCTTGATTGCAGACTTTCGCCAAGTGGGTTTTTTACGCGCCGACGCAATAGCGCAAAAGCTAGGATTGCCAACGACATCTCCTTTTAGAATAGAAGCTGCTTTTATCTATGCGCTTGAGATTGCGCAAGATGAGGGACACTGCTGTCTGCCGCGCGATCAATTGGTGGATAAAGCACGTGATTTACTCGGAGGGAAATTCGATCCTACTTTTTCACGTGAATATGTGCTGGAGCAATTGCGCCTCATTTATAAAAAAAATCGCGAAGAAAAAAAAGAAACATTTCTTATTCGTGAAACGGCAAAATTTAAATCGTTGCAAGAAAAAACTGCGCAAGAAATATTATTTTATTTGCCAGAAGTGCTACGGATGGAAGATGAAGTTTCAGGATTTATTCAGAGTTTATTAAGAACTCCTTCTTTCTTTGAGCACAAAGAAAATGATATAGTCCGAAATGAAAAATCACTTCAAGAACTTTTCCCTAATCTACCTTGGGAAAGACTCTCGCAGGAACAACACTCTGCTGTGCAAATGAGCTTGAGTTCGCGTTTTATGGTTTTAACAGGTGGACCTGGCTGTGGAAAAACTTTTGTGCTGAAAGCAATCTATGGATTGCAGAGAGCCCTAAATCGCCGCGTTGCCTTGTGCGCCCCAACGGGATTGGCTGCAAAAAGAATGACAGCATCTATCGGCGAACAAGCAAGCACTTTGCACAAACTCTTAGGGCTTGGGCGCAAAAATAAAGACGAAACACAAAATGTTATTGAAGAGCTTGAAGGCAATACAGGGGCTTTGGACAATGTCGATGTTGTTATTATAGATGAAAGCTCAATGCTCAGTCTTGACCTGCTCCATTCCCTCCTATCCGTATTAGGTCCCAATCGCAGACTTATCCTTGTGGGCGATGTGGATCAGTTACCTAGCGTGGGGGCGGGAAATTGTTTGCGCGATATTATATCTTCTGAGCAAGCTCCCATAGCTCGCTTGACAAAAATTTTTCGCCAGAGTTCCGAAAGTCCTATTCCATTGGCTGCGCGTGAAATAATTTCAGGAAAAAAACCAGAGTACAGTTACGTCAGTCGGATTCCAATCTTTCCACGAGCTGAGTCATTTGCATTTATTCCTTGTTCACAGCAGACTTTTTTTGAAATTCTCTTACCTTTTTTGGCTGAGACAGTTAAAAATATTTACGACCTTGACCCTATTAAAAATTGTCAGATTTTAGTGCCCATGCGTAGAACGGATGTGGGACAAGAGAATATTAATAAAATAATGCAAAATCAATTAAACCCTCCATCTGAAAGTAAAAAGGAATGTTCGTTACCTTATGGAGGGATTTTACGCGAAGGCGATAAAGTCATTCAAACTAAAAACAATTATGAACTTGATGTTTTTAACGGTGACTTGGGCTATTGTAAGACCATTTTGAAAACAAAAGAAAAGCTTGAAGCAACCATCGAATTTTCCGATCGCTTAGTGATTTATGCAGATGAAGAAATAGATGATTTACAGCTTTGCTATTCTATGACAGTGCATAAATCACAAGGTTCTGAGTTTCCTTTGTGTATCATTCCCATGTTTGGTGTATATTTTACAATGCTAGATAGAAATCTTTTATACACAGCAATCACAAGAGCAAGTAAATTTGTTATTATTATAGGTGAAGATTGGGCTGTTAAAAAAGCAATTGGAAGCCAAAATGCTATTAAAAGACATACTTTTTTAGATAGACTTCTATTAGGGACAGATAATCAAACTGAGATATAG
- a CDS encoding peptidylprolyl isomerase, translating to MKLNFKILLLFISLPILPTHLTITAQNEIKQESKTEKKKQKQNFQKNQTPQEPTVPKGNVEVIFVTSMGKIRLDLFKQKDPVTVNNFLKYVKSDYYNNTIFHRIIDGFIIQGGAYDINFNAKENKNPPIKNNSDIGLKNLTGTIAMARKPNSIDSATSQFFINLTNNKNLDSKENNNGYAVFGKVISGMDVVQKIAKIKVGQLEGMYNVPFYPKEALILSVSVKEPQ from the coding sequence ATGAAGCTCAATTTTAAAATTTTACTTTTATTTATTAGCCTCCCAATCTTACCCACACATCTAACTATTACTGCGCAAAACGAAATAAAACAGGAATCAAAAACAGAAAAGAAAAAGCAAAAGCAAAACTTTCAAAAAAATCAAACACCGCAAGAACCGACAGTTCCAAAAGGAAATGTCGAAGTTATTTTTGTTACCTCGATGGGCAAAATAAGACTTGATCTTTTTAAACAGAAAGACCCAGTTACTGTAAATAATTTCTTAAAATATGTCAAAAGTGATTATTATAATAATACTATTTTTCACCGAATTATTGATGGATTTATTATTCAAGGAGGTGCTTACGATATAAACTTTAATGCCAAAGAAAATAAAAATCCACCTATTAAAAATAATTCTGACATTGGATTAAAAAACCTAACTGGAACAATTGCTATGGCTCGAAAACCAAACTCAATCGATTCTGCAACATCCCAGTTTTTTATTAATTTAACCAACAACAAAAATCTTGATTCTAAAGAAAATAATAATGGATATGCAGTTTTTGGAAAAGTGATCTCTGGTATGGATGTCGTACAAAAAATTGCTAAAATTAAAGTTGGGCAGCTCGAAGGTATGTACAATGTGCCTTTTTACCCTAAGGAAGCACTTATTCTATCTGTTTCGGTAAAAGAACCTCAATAA
- a CDS encoding PAS domain-containing protein, which produces MQNNLLLSNEDARLEELYSFQILDSEADEQIDAITEIAFYITQVPIVLVSLIDKDRQWFKSKIGIHVTETPREISFCAHTIQQKEIFIVENALIDERFKNNPLVKSDPNITFYAGVPLTTSKGFNIGTLCIIDTKTRNLEKQQILILKKLAKQIIVLFEQNKKNLELQTIENRLNLSLSTAKMGVWEWDFIDDVLIWDKSMYQLYEISENDFSGAADAWGKILHPDDLKKSLEHVKNSIENKENIDYEFRVILPSKKIKYIQTKAHLILNSKGDPVKFYGINFDITKEKISKIEADKLRYALNSSAIISATDANGIITFVNDKFSDTSLYSKEELIGKSHKIVNSGYHPKEFFSELWKTIKSGKIWQGEICNRKKNGDIYWVSSYIIPFKNDLNIIDQYISIRYEITEKKSTEKQLIQSAKMSSLGEMSSGIAHEIKNPLAIISGKASLLLAKIKNGNKIDQNDLEKKLEEIQNTCGRIARIIKGLSNFSRDSADDPFMKVKVSNIIENALAISNERLKDKLIEIFVTGDINCEISCRESQITQVLLNLLNNSYDALENITEKWVEIDVKNDLENKKIIISVTDSGNGIDDKIKNNIMQPFFTTKELGKGTGLGLSISKEIVENHGGKFYLDTNNKNTKFILEFPIV; this is translated from the coding sequence ATGCAAAATAATTTATTACTTAGTAATGAAGATGCTCGCCTTGAGGAACTATATTCATTTCAGATACTCGACTCAGAAGCAGATGAGCAAATTGATGCTATAACAGAAATTGCTTTTTATATCACCCAAGTCCCTATCGTTTTAGTCAGTCTTATTGATAAAGATCGGCAATGGTTTAAATCAAAGATTGGGATTCACGTTACAGAAACACCAAGAGAAATTTCTTTTTGTGCACATACAATTCAGCAAAAAGAAATATTTATTGTGGAGAATGCATTAATAGATGAAAGGTTTAAGAATAATCCACTTGTCAAAAGCGATCCCAATATAACATTTTATGCAGGAGTACCCCTTACAACAAGTAAGGGTTTTAATATTGGAACCTTGTGCATAATTGACACAAAAACTCGCAATCTTGAAAAGCAGCAAATATTAATTCTAAAAAAACTTGCAAAACAAATTATTGTATTATTTGAGCAAAATAAAAAAAATCTTGAATTACAAACAATTGAAAATCGACTAAATTTGAGCTTAAGCACTGCTAAAATGGGAGTATGGGAATGGGATTTTATAGATGATGTGCTTATCTGGGATAAAAGTATGTATCAATTATATGAAATATCTGAAAATGATTTTTCAGGAGCAGCAGATGCCTGGGGAAAAATCCTTCACCCAGATGATTTAAAAAAATCGCTTGAACATGTAAAGAATTCAATTGAAAATAAAGAAAATATTGATTATGAGTTTAGAGTCATTTTACCATCAAAAAAAATAAAATACATTCAGACAAAGGCCCACTTAATTTTAAATTCGAAAGGTGATCCTGTTAAATTTTATGGAATCAATTTTGATATAACAAAAGAAAAAATATCTAAAATAGAAGCCGATAAATTGAGATATGCTCTGAATAGTTCTGCTATAATTAGCGCCACGGATGCAAACGGTATTATCACATTCGTGAACGATAAATTTTCAGATACGTCTTTGTATTCAAAAGAAGAGCTAATCGGAAAAAGTCATAAAATAGTAAATTCAGGTTATCATCCAAAAGAGTTTTTTTCAGAGCTCTGGAAAACTATTAAATCTGGAAAAATATGGCAAGGCGAAATATGTAATAGAAAAAAAAATGGCGATATTTACTGGGTTAGTAGTTATATCATTCCATTCAAAAATGATTTGAATATTATTGATCAATATATCTCAATCCGATATGAAATCACTGAAAAGAAATCTACTGAAAAGCAATTGATTCAATCTGCAAAAATGTCCTCTCTCGGGGAGATGTCCAGTGGTATAGCTCATGAAATTAAAAATCCTTTGGCCATTATTAGTGGTAAGGCATCATTGCTCTTAGCAAAAATTAAAAATGGAAATAAAATTGACCAAAATGACTTAGAAAAAAAACTAGAAGAAATTCAAAATACATGCGGTAGAATAGCAAGAATTATAAAAGGTCTTAGTAATTTCTCAAGAGATTCTGCTGATGATCCTTTTATGAAAGTTAAAGTATCAAATATAATCGAAAATGCACTCGCTATATCGAATGAAAGATTAAAAGATAAACTCATAGAAATATTTGTCACAGGTGATATAAATTGTGAAATTAGTTGTAGAGAGAGCCAAATCACTCAGGTACTGTTAAATTTGTTAAATAATTCATACGACGCTCTGGAAAATATTACTGAAAAATGGGTTGAAATTGATGTAAAAAATGACTTAGAAAATAAAAAAATAATAATAAGTGTTACTGATTCTGGAAATGGAATAGATGATAAAATAAAAAATAATATTATGCAGCCATTTTTTACTACCAAAGAACTAGGGAAAGGCACTGGACTCGGTCTGAGCATATCCAAAGAAATTGTAGAAAATCATGGAGGCAAGTTTTATTTAGACACGAATAATAAAAATACAAAATTTATTCTTGAATTTCCTATTGTCTAG
- a CDS encoding methyl-accepting chemotaxis protein, which translates to MNNGVPLANIANLGALNNSTNETRVIELEGQVAAINKSQGVIEFSLDGTILNANNNFLNLLGYSLADVKGRHHRIFCDPIYANSQEYRDFWAKLNRGEYDAGEYKRIGKDGKEVWIQASYNPIFDNSGKVLKVVKYATDVTFQKVLNSDFQSQLAAIGKSQGVIEFSLDGIIQTANQNFLTLLGYSLAEVKGKHHSMFCDLSYVNSPEYREFWSKLARGEFDAGEYKRIGKGGKEVWIQASYNPILDLNGKPYKVVKYASDISLQKLKDAQLEALSKAQAVIEFNLDGTIITANDNFLNAVKYKLDEIKNRHHSMFCPPELVQSPKYKEFWLNLANGIFQSGQFLRLDKQGKHVWLQASYVPVYDLAGKVFKVVKYAVDISEQRYSQLDLIRTLSETSRQLAAAATELTATATQLSANANKTSSVAISTASASEEVSQGVRTVATNTEEMFEAIKEITRNASEASATSAATSQQAQKTSATILKLGESSQEIGNVIKVISSIAQQTNLLALNATIEAARAGDAGRGFAVVANEVKELAKQTAKATEDITNKITSIQKDSQSSVQAVTDIAQTIEKLNNIATAIAASVEEQAATTNEVSRVVKESTKGVLNIAENVKVVSTAANETTIGVEQVLTAAKSLSEIAIQLEKLVRKIE; encoded by the coding sequence ATGAACAATGGTGTACCTTTGGCAAATATTGCTAATTTAGGCGCTTTGAATAATTCGACAAATGAAACGAGAGTGATTGAGCTAGAAGGGCAAGTTGCAGCTATCAATAAATCTCAAGGAGTGATTGAGTTTTCTTTAGACGGAACAATCCTGAATGCAAATAATAACTTTTTGAATCTACTCGGGTATTCATTGGCTGATGTGAAAGGCCGGCACCATAGAATATTTTGTGATCCAATATATGCAAACTCACAGGAGTATCGAGATTTCTGGGCAAAGCTCAATCGAGGTGAATATGATGCAGGTGAATACAAACGTATAGGAAAAGATGGAAAAGAAGTTTGGATTCAAGCATCATACAACCCTATTTTTGACAACAGTGGTAAGGTTTTAAAAGTTGTAAAGTATGCGACAGATGTTACTTTTCAAAAGGTTTTAAACAGTGATTTTCAGAGCCAGTTGGCGGCAATTGGCAAATCACAAGGTGTGATTGAGTTTTCTTTGGATGGCATTATTCAGACAGCAAATCAAAACTTTCTAACTTTACTTGGCTACTCGCTTGCAGAAGTTAAGGGGAAACATCATAGCATGTTTTGTGATCTGAGTTATGTAAACTCACCTGAATATAGAGAGTTTTGGAGTAAACTTGCTAGGGGTGAGTTTGATGCTGGGGAATACAAACGCATAGGTAAAGGTGGGAAGGAAGTCTGGATTCAAGCCTCATACAATCCAATTTTAGATCTAAATGGAAAACCATATAAAGTTGTTAAATATGCATCAGATATAAGTTTACAGAAGTTAAAAGACGCTCAACTTGAAGCTTTGAGCAAAGCACAGGCTGTGATTGAGTTTAATTTAGATGGTACAATAATAACTGCGAATGATAATTTTTTAAATGCAGTTAAATATAAATTGGATGAAATAAAAAATCGGCATCATTCTATGTTTTGTCCGCCTGAGCTTGTGCAAAGTCCAAAATACAAAGAGTTTTGGTTGAATTTAGCCAATGGTATTTTTCAAAGTGGTCAATTTTTGCGTCTTGATAAACAGGGAAAGCACGTTTGGTTACAAGCGTCTTATGTGCCGGTATACGATCTCGCAGGTAAAGTTTTTAAAGTTGTTAAATACGCTGTTGATATCTCAGAACAAAGGTATTCTCAGTTAGATTTGATAAGAACTCTATCTGAAACTTCTCGTCAATTGGCAGCTGCTGCAACAGAATTAACGGCAACAGCGACTCAGCTGAGTGCCAATGCGAATAAGACTTCCTCTGTCGCAATTTCTACAGCTTCGGCTTCTGAAGAAGTTTCACAAGGTGTGCGCACAGTTGCAACAAATACAGAAGAGATGTTCGAAGCGATAAAAGAGATTACCCGTAATGCTTCTGAGGCCTCCGCAACCAGTGCTGCAACTTCACAGCAGGCGCAAAAAACCAGTGCAACCATTCTGAAACTAGGTGAAAGTAGTCAAGAAATTGGGAATGTTATCAAAGTAATCAGTTCTATCGCTCAACAAACAAATCTTTTGGCACTCAATGCGACAATTGAAGCCGCGCGTGCAGGGGATGCTGGACGAGGATTTGCTGTGGTGGCAAACGAAGTCAAAGAGCTTGCGAAACAAACTGCCAAAGCAACGGAAGACATTACGAATAAAATCACAAGTATTCAAAAAGACAGTCAAAGTTCCGTTCAGGCTGTGACTGATATTGCCCAAACGATTGAAAAACTGAATAATATTGCTACAGCTATAGCTGCTTCAGTTGAAGAACAAGCTGCTACAACCAATGAAGTGTCACGTGTGGTGAAGGAGTCGACAAAAGGTGTGCTGAACATTGCAGAAAATGTGAAAGTTGTTTCAACTGCCGCCAATGAAACCACCATAGGTGTAGAGCAGGTATTAACTGCTGCTAAATCTTTAAGTGAAATTGCTATTCAACTTGAAAAACTTGTGAGAAAAATTGAGTAA
- a CDS encoding HEAT repeat domain-containing protein has protein sequence MKILKSKIIFSFFLTLFIIGIAYYLNGKYFQRHYKLSCRLGDRKYYDVSYVSTGSSDLTLFQSTKQAFKIEFKGKVKETCLEDKDESIFIQYDFKNAHTFVRNQEITQHLKDSHINTNLVLVDISKNGVINEIYFSKYIDPTISNIYREYIANSFVNFTNKENNKNEWENSIQNFAGISQYVYTILNARVTRNFVDGDGQNQSFLYDDAKNIKKYYSNDSQTFYSLAANNIPFSIRMKRYLNLFLNNKQIGFEETTFYKKLQETKNTDLASIQNKVNSLKGSEFYKTDLLAKDVEERLKEKILLQNFKYTQFTDFLRQADLEKKENYTEYFLQLKSLFSLEPKSTSDAIPYLAKLNQMSDEFSLVISALVNANNIESQQAMIQTYYLLTDKKAKMVLLANLATSESPAIETETFARSFLSINDRDIRNTAVLALGNIARNLNGKDNNRKNNVFNDLTNEVNSAQDPHAKSVALLALGNAADERALDNIKANLSAQNEDVRKSAAFALRFINRSEPDQALNNILLHDKSEAVKLSALEAIAYRNQAQEIIETQKKILRSDVSEKIRMQALKNLAQAGEKEEVKYAMTNDLSKSVRTYAENLLTRFENNL, from the coding sequence AATCGGCATAGCTTATTATTTAAATGGAAAATATTTTCAAAGGCACTATAAACTGAGTTGTAGACTGGGAGATAGAAAGTATTATGATGTCTCCTATGTCTCAACTGGATCAAGTGACTTAACCTTATTTCAATCCACCAAACAAGCGTTTAAAATTGAATTCAAAGGAAAAGTTAAGGAAACATGCCTTGAAGATAAAGATGAGAGTATTTTTATTCAATATGATTTTAAAAATGCACATACCTTTGTAAGAAATCAAGAAATTACTCAGCATCTGAAAGACAGTCATATTAATACCAATTTAGTTCTTGTTGATATATCTAAAAATGGAGTTATCAATGAGATTTATTTTAGCAAATATATTGATCCAACTATTAGTAATATTTATAGAGAATACATAGCAAATAGCTTTGTCAATTTTACAAATAAAGAAAACAACAAAAATGAATGGGAAAACAGCATTCAAAATTTCGCAGGTATAAGCCAATACGTTTATACAATTTTAAATGCAAGAGTGACGCGCAATTTTGTTGATGGAGATGGCCAAAATCAGTCCTTTTTATATGATGATGCCAAAAATATTAAAAAATATTATAGTAATGATTCTCAAACATTTTATAGCCTAGCTGCGAATAATATTCCTTTTTCTATTCGCATGAAAAGATATTTAAATTTATTTTTAAATAATAAACAAATTGGCTTTGAAGAAACCACATTTTATAAAAAACTGCAAGAAACAAAAAATACAGATTTAGCAAGTATTCAAAATAAGGTAAATTCTTTGAAAGGATCTGAATTCTATAAAACTGACCTTTTAGCAAAAGATGTTGAAGAGAGATTAAAAGAAAAGATTCTTTTACAAAATTTTAAATATACACAATTTACAGATTTTTTACGCCAAGCTGATTTAGAAAAAAAGGAAAACTATACAGAATATTTTTTACAACTCAAATCTTTATTTAGTTTGGAACCTAAATCAACCAGCGATGCTATTCCATATCTGGCAAAATTAAATCAAATGAGCGATGAATTTTCTCTTGTTATTTCTGCTTTAGTAAATGCAAATAACATAGAAAGCCAACAAGCAATGATTCAAACTTATTACTTGCTCACAGATAAAAAGGCTAAAATGGTTCTCCTTGCGAATTTGGCAACGAGTGAAAGTCCTGCAATTGAGACAGAAACATTTGCTCGCTCCTTTTTATCCATAAATGATCGAGACATTCGCAATACGGCTGTTCTAGCTTTAGGTAACATTGCTAGAAATTTAAATGGTAAAGATAATAATCGTAAAAATAATGTCTTCAATGATCTCACAAACGAAGTAAACTCAGCGCAAGATCCGCATGCAAAAAGCGTTGCTCTCCTTGCACTTGGCAACGCAGCCGATGAAAGAGCTTTAGACAATATCAAAGCCAATCTTTCTGCACAAAATGAAGATGTGCGTAAATCAGCAGCATTTGCTTTGCGCTTTATAAATCGCAGTGAACCCGATCAAGCGTTAAATAATATTCTGCTTCATGACAAATCAGAAGCAGTTAAATTGTCAGCTCTTGAAGCCATTGCCTATAGAAATCAAGCTCAGGAAATTATAGAAACGCAAAAGAAAATTCTTCGTTCTGATGTATCGGAAAAAATTAGGATGCAAGCGCTTAAAAATCTTGCCCAAGCAGGGGAAAAAGAGGAAGTGAAATATGCAATGACGAATGATCTGTCAAAATCTGTCCGCACTTATGCTGAAAATCTATTAACACGCTTTGAGAATAATCTGTAA
- a CDS encoding sterol desaturase family protein, which yields MEKFLIYTIPIYLFSIIFELLYARKRLPNTYILRDTVASLSMGIGFLIVSGICNIFVFKIFYFLNQNSLFKIPYALSAILYEQKINWWIFLLLIFADDFCYYWYHRISHICRFFWCAHETHHSSQYYNFGTALRQPWLGSPITWVFWAPLAIIGFRVEDILLQVSLNLFYQFWLHTRLTKSLGYFGVIFNTPSHHRVHHGSDILYLDKNYAGIFIIWDKIFKTFKAEENEPKYGVLHNINSFNPFIIGLHMVKELYQDIKNADKYSDKIKYLIKPPGWNHRGNGKTSLDLQKEYYTNLKKEKYNY from the coding sequence ATGGAAAAATTTTTAATATATACGATTCCTATTTATCTTTTTTCAATCATATTTGAATTGCTCTATGCACGTAAAAGGTTACCAAATACATATATATTGAGAGACACTGTTGCAAGTTTATCGATGGGAATTGGATTCCTTATCGTATCTGGAATTTGCAATATTTTTGTCTTTAAGATTTTTTACTTTCTCAATCAAAATAGCTTATTCAAAATTCCTTATGCTCTTTCTGCTATTTTATATGAGCAAAAAATAAATTGGTGGATATTTTTGCTTCTTATCTTTGCAGATGATTTTTGCTATTATTGGTATCATAGGATCAGTCACATTTGTCGATTTTTTTGGTGTGCACATGAAACACACCATTCCTCGCAATATTATAATTTCGGAACAGCTCTGCGCCAACCTTGGTTAGGATCACCTATAACTTGGGTGTTTTGGGCTCCATTAGCGATTATTGGTTTTCGGGTCGAAGATATTTTATTACAGGTGTCGTTGAATTTATTTTATCAATTTTGGCTTCACACACGTTTGACAAAATCTCTGGGATATTTTGGGGTTATTTTTAATACCCCAAGCCACCATAGAGTACATCACGGCTCTGATATTCTCTATCTGGATAAAAACTATGCAGGAATTTTTATTATCTGGGATAAAATCTTTAAGACTTTTAAAGCGGAGGAAAACGAACCAAAATATGGGGTTCTACATAATATAAATTCCTTCAATCCTTTTATAATCGGTCTGCATATGGTGAAGGAATTGTATCAAGATATAAAAAATGCAGATAAATATTCAGACAAAATTAAATATCTTATTAAACCACCTGGATGGAATCATAGAGGAAATGGCAAAACTTCTCTTGACCTACAAAAGGAATATTATACGAATCTGAAAAAAGAAAAATATAATTACTAG
- a CDS encoding S1/P1 nuclease, whose protein sequence is MNRYIKSFTIFVACFALRTQVFAFWDQSHQLVAKVAEKKLNKESLSKVQKLLNVKISYPGNALLSQNTSSFDTAASWADSIKSYYNQPINKTLSLCHYTDIPLKKSEINIDKSDEVLMELLQEEIKKVPYNSVSCLKSAIKTLNTFTESDTNKAVAMRFVLHIMGDIAQPLHNVSLVDENFEDAGGNKIIFLDKINIANMDGSVNPVNNLHSLWDSSLSVYLQFPYIKNDIKTGKFTDEQKNLNELYAKNLLEDNELMELALKEISDTNIQNVENWVIESHKLAIKSVYTDLVFANDSGEHFNNIKTSFVKGWKDYQSQRKKLMQLQILKAGLRLQLLIEAMYSENPNRNSYRELIEEILNDPEVKTLRVN, encoded by the coding sequence ATGAATAGATATATAAAATCATTCACTATATTCGTAGCATGTTTTGCGTTGCGCACACAAGTGTTTGCCTTTTGGGATCAATCTCATCAACTTGTGGCTAAGGTTGCAGAGAAAAAACTCAATAAGGAGTCCTTATCAAAAGTTCAAAAATTGTTAAATGTGAAAATTTCATATCCTGGAAATGCACTGCTTTCCCAGAATACAAGTTCATTTGACACTGCAGCATCTTGGGCAGATAGTATAAAATCATATTACAATCAACCCATTAATAAAACTTTATCTCTTTGTCACTACACAGATATTCCTTTAAAGAAAAGTGAAATAAATATTGATAAAAGTGATGAAGTCTTAATGGAACTTCTACAAGAAGAAATAAAAAAGGTTCCTTATAATTCAGTGTCTTGTTTAAAAAGTGCTATTAAAACTTTAAATACTTTTACTGAATCTGACACAAATAAGGCGGTTGCTATGCGCTTCGTTCTTCATATTATGGGCGATATTGCTCAACCTCTGCACAATGTCTCGCTCGTAGATGAAAATTTTGAAGATGCAGGAGGGAATAAAATTATATTTTTGGATAAAATAAACATTGCAAATATGGATGGCAGCGTGAATCCAGTAAATAATTTACATTCATTGTGGGACTCGTCTTTATCAGTTTATTTGCAATTTCCTTATATTAAAAATGATATAAAAACTGGTAAGTTTACAGATGAGCAAAAAAATTTAAATGAACTGTATGCTAAAAATTTACTTGAAGATAATGAATTAATGGAATTGGCTTTAAAAGAAATCTCAGACACAAATATTCAAAATGTTGAAAATTGGGTTATTGAGTCGCATAAATTGGCTATAAAAAGTGTTTACACCGATCTCGTTTTTGCAAATGATTCAGGGGAGCATTTTAATAATATTAAAACAAGTTTTGTGAAAGGCTGGAAAGATTACCAAAGTCAGAGGAAAAAGTTGATGCAACTGCAAATATTAAAGGCGGGGTTGCGTTTGCAATTGCTTATCGAGGCTATGTATAGTGAGAACCCAAATAGGAACAGCTATCGTGAACTTATTGAAGAGATTCTAAATGATCCTGAAGTAAAGACATTACGAGTAAATTAA